The Luteolibacter rhizosphaerae genome window below encodes:
- a CDS encoding MFS transporter, with amino-acid sequence MTETHHDRGFADARVRTLVAVMFCYLFYYTGRQNFGFAIPGISQELGLSKSQLGWCSTALLWSYAIGQAINGQLADRFGGKSLMTLGGMLSFVMNWITSFAGGLAGVMIPWAGNGFVQSMGWAPGSRILSNWWDRRYRGRVFGFYTFAAGMSSVVTYVMAATVVGHGWRWIFRGPVVLMLLGCIVFWFLVRERPSQAGYEDLPDEPDTARDKLHPERHLTWWERYQCGFACVPFLFGCAAIGFQNLARYGLLVWVPVHFLGDNWKDSPQKWVSVALPIGMAIGAVSAGWISDRVFGGKRALPVVIFLSIAAVCATGMAMLDRTSLLALPLLFLTGFFVYGPQSAFWALCPDLLGKHLAGTGTGMMNFFAYLFAGLGEPLIGHLIESNHSTHMVFPVVAVACALGAILMSFIRKTA; translated from the coding sequence ATGACTGAAACTCATCACGATCGGGGTTTTGCGGATGCGCGGGTGAGAACCCTCGTCGCCGTGATGTTTTGTTACCTCTTCTACTACACGGGGCGGCAGAACTTCGGCTTCGCGATTCCCGGGATCTCCCAGGAACTCGGGCTCTCCAAGTCCCAGCTAGGCTGGTGCAGCACCGCACTGCTCTGGTCCTATGCGATTGGCCAGGCAATCAACGGCCAGCTTGCCGATCGCTTCGGCGGCAAGAGCCTGATGACCCTGGGCGGCATGCTCTCGTTCGTGATGAACTGGATCACCAGCTTCGCCGGCGGCCTCGCGGGAGTGATGATCCCTTGGGCGGGCAACGGCTTCGTGCAATCGATGGGCTGGGCTCCGGGAAGCCGCATTCTCTCGAATTGGTGGGACCGCCGCTATCGCGGCCGCGTTTTCGGCTTCTACACCTTTGCCGCTGGCATGTCCTCGGTCGTGACCTACGTCATGGCGGCTACGGTCGTGGGGCACGGCTGGCGCTGGATCTTCCGTGGCCCGGTAGTGCTCATGCTGCTGGGTTGCATCGTTTTCTGGTTTCTTGTGCGGGAGCGGCCCTCTCAAGCGGGCTATGAGGATCTACCGGACGAGCCGGATACGGCCCGGGACAAGCTCCACCCCGAGCGCCATCTGACTTGGTGGGAGCGCTATCAATGTGGCTTCGCCTGCGTCCCATTCCTCTTCGGTTGCGCTGCGATCGGTTTCCAGAATCTCGCCCGCTATGGACTCCTGGTCTGGGTGCCGGTGCACTTCCTGGGTGACAACTGGAAGGACTCCCCGCAGAAGTGGGTTTCCGTCGCACTCCCCATCGGCATGGCCATCGGCGCGGTCTCGGCGGGATGGATTTCAGACCGCGTCTTCGGCGGGAAGCGGGCGCTTCCCGTGGTCATCTTCCTGAGCATTGCCGCAGTATGCGCCACCGGCATGGCCATGCTCGACCGCACCTCGCTGCTCGCCTTGCCGCTGCTCTTCCTCACGGGCTTCTTCGTCTACGGACCCCAGTCGGCGTTCTGGGCCTTGTGTCCCGACCTGCTCGGCAAGCACTTGGCCGGCACCGGCACCGGCATGATGAACTTCTTCGCCTACCTTTTCGCCGGCTTGGGCGAGCCATTGATCGGCCACCTGATCGAATCGAATCACTCCACCCATATGGTCTTCCCCGTGGTGGCGGTCGCCTGCGCCCTCGGCGCTATTCTGATGTCCTTCATCCGCAAAACTGCATGA
- a CDS encoding cytochrome-c peroxidase, with product MSIGTCRMMMMTLPLALAADGSAADEKEQATLSLVGKEVFLDSTLSNPSGISCMSCHQPEAAFADPRAVSPGAVLGRNGRRNATSLMYAALIPNMDQEDMLEDDGSQNWVWQGGLFQDGSARTLHEQVQRPFFDHAEMNVGSEAELASKLRRASYAATLKTGLSEAEWGDDAKVANRAYRALVEFLKEPVFRPFDARIDDYLAGDGQALTMQEKRGLEVFKNKGKCADCHFLHATSWPEPLLSDFGYDNLGVPSRGDKDPGLGGHTLAGEEVGQFRAPSLRNVALTAPYFHNGSIASLREVIEFYNRRDLEPERWGPTDYPETVNKADLGNLGLSEEEVTDLTALMEAFTDRSLLRMRERGERFPELVAGTPASWKMRSYFPDWNHSAPPLPPHPPYRGQLLETKTLPTSQ from the coding sequence ATGTCGATCGGAACCTGCCGGATGATGATGATGACCCTGCCGCTGGCTCTGGCGGCAGATGGCTCGGCAGCGGACGAGAAGGAGCAGGCGACCCTGTCACTTGTGGGAAAGGAAGTGTTCCTAGACTCCACCCTGTCCAATCCATCCGGAATTTCATGCATGAGCTGCCATCAGCCGGAAGCGGCGTTCGCCGATCCCCGTGCAGTTTCGCCGGGGGCGGTATTGGGAAGGAATGGCCGCCGGAACGCGACCAGCCTGATGTATGCCGCGCTGATTCCCAACATGGACCAGGAGGACATGCTGGAAGACGACGGCTCGCAGAACTGGGTGTGGCAAGGCGGGCTATTTCAGGATGGCAGCGCCCGCACCCTGCATGAACAGGTGCAGCGACCGTTCTTCGATCACGCGGAGATGAATGTGGGTAGCGAGGCGGAGCTTGCCTCAAAGCTGCGCAGGGCGAGCTATGCCGCGACCTTGAAAACGGGCCTCAGCGAAGCGGAATGGGGAGACGATGCCAAGGTGGCGAACCGTGCCTACCGGGCCCTCGTGGAGTTTCTCAAGGAACCGGTGTTCCGGCCCTTCGATGCGCGGATCGACGACTACCTCGCTGGCGACGGGCAGGCTCTGACGATGCAGGAGAAGCGCGGGCTGGAGGTCTTCAAGAACAAAGGCAAGTGCGCCGATTGCCATTTCCTGCATGCGACCTCGTGGCCGGAGCCTTTGCTGAGCGATTTCGGCTATGACAATCTCGGCGTCCCTTCGCGCGGGGACAAGGATCCCGGGCTCGGCGGCCATACGCTGGCCGGGGAAGAGGTGGGCCAATTCCGCGCGCCATCGCTGCGCAATGTGGCCCTGACCGCACCCTATTTCCACAATGGATCGATCGCTTCCTTGCGCGAGGTGATCGAGTTCTACAACCGCCGTGACTTGGAACCGGAACGCTGGGGGCCGACCGATTATCCGGAAACGGTGAACAAGGCCGATCTCGGCAATCTCGGTCTGAGCGAGGAAGAGGTCACGGACCTCACCGCGCTGATGGAAGCTTTCACCGACCGCAGCCTGTTGCGGATGCGCGAGCGCGGAGAGCGCTTTCCGGAGCTGGTGGCAGGCACTCCGGCCTCCTGGAAGATGCGTTCCTACTTTCCCGATTGGAATCACTCGGCGCCTCCGCTGCCACCTCATCCGCCCTATCGCGGGCAGCTGCTTGAGACCAAGACCCTTCCGACTTCGCAATGA
- a CDS encoding zinc-binding dehydrogenase: MNTERTGGRALAAVFSGHRHPFHLQQFPIPSPGRGEVLVDITCSTICGSDLHTWHGRRQEPVPCVLGHEIVGRIVAFGPGAPQIDLRGEPLLEGDRITWTLAASCGECFFCHRGLPQKCESLFKYGHSAIAPGREFSGGFAECCLLTPGTGIVKLPDTLSDAMAAPANCAVATVAAAFRLAGPVEGATVAILGCGVLGLTAAAMARELGAAEVISCDLDASRRNAALQFGSGRFCEPAGFLPDTRDLTAGRGADLTMEFSGSASAVSAALTATRTGGISVIAGTTTPGGKVEMDPNDLVRRMLTIRGLHNYAPEDLLAAVDFLTRAEGLFPFASLDGGAFPLAEITSAFEAANDRPGRRVSITP, from the coding sequence ATGAACACCGAACGCACCGGCGGCCGCGCCCTCGCAGCCGTCTTTTCCGGTCATCGTCATCCCTTCCATCTGCAGCAGTTCCCCATTCCTTCTCCAGGCCGGGGAGAGGTTCTGGTGGACATCACCTGCAGCACCATCTGCGGCAGCGACCTTCACACCTGGCATGGCCGCAGGCAGGAGCCGGTGCCTTGCGTACTCGGGCACGAGATTGTCGGCCGGATCGTGGCGTTTGGCCCCGGAGCACCGCAAATCGATCTTCGTGGCGAGCCCTTGTTAGAGGGAGATCGGATCACATGGACCCTGGCGGCTTCGTGCGGAGAATGCTTCTTCTGCCACCGCGGCCTGCCGCAGAAGTGCGAGAGCCTCTTCAAGTACGGCCACAGCGCGATCGCCCCCGGCCGGGAATTTAGCGGAGGCTTCGCCGAATGCTGCCTGCTCACTCCTGGCACCGGCATTGTCAAACTTCCCGACACCTTGTCGGACGCCATGGCCGCCCCGGCAAACTGTGCGGTGGCTACCGTGGCCGCGGCCTTCCGGCTGGCCGGTCCGGTCGAGGGCGCCACGGTCGCCATTCTCGGCTGTGGCGTGCTCGGTCTCACGGCCGCAGCCATGGCGCGCGAGCTCGGCGCAGCGGAGGTGATCTCCTGCGATCTCGATGCAAGCCGCCGGAATGCAGCCCTGCAATTCGGCTCGGGGCGCTTTTGCGAACCGGCCGGCTTCCTCCCGGACACGCGGGATCTCACGGCCGGGCGCGGAGCCGACCTGACCATGGAGTTCTCCGGCTCCGCCTCGGCAGTTTCCGCAGCCCTGACCGCCACGCGCACCGGCGGGATATCAGTGATCGCGGGAACCACGACGCCCGGGGGCAAAGTGGAGATGGACCCCAATGATCTTGTTCGTCGCATGCTCACCATCCGCGGATTGCACAACTACGCGCCGGAGGATCTCCTGGCGGCCGTGGACTTCCTCACCCGAGCCGAGGGGCTTTTCCCCTTCGCTTCCCTTGATGGCGGCGCTTTTCCCCTCGCCGAAATCACGAGTGCTTTCGAGGCCGCCAACGACCGTCCCGGCCGCCGCGTTTCCATCACACCCTGA
- a CDS encoding sulfatase-like hydrolase/transferase codes for MKTSYALLGLLASLAIPAHAERKPNILVIVADDLGWGELTSQGIAKDIPTPNIDSISRNGIRFTNGYVSGPYCSPTRAGLLTGRYQQRFGHEFNPGPPTEANQAVGLSLQETTIGDRLKSAGYATGWFGKSHLGNAPEFHPQKRGFDEFYGFLGGAHSYVDPGQGVNAVLKGTEPVKDPGYLTEAFAREAASFIERKKDEQWFVYLPFNAVHAPLETLEKYESRFSSIQDTKRRKFAGLLSALDDSVGTVLNKVRELNLEEDTLIYFFSDNGGPTPSITSGNGPLKGYKSQTSEGGIRVPFSVQWKGTIPAGKTEDRPVIQLDVLPTSLAAAGVEADPAWKLDGVNLLPYLKGEKTEAPHDALYWRFGQQLAVRKGDWKLVKSVADGNARGGAGKASVEEAKLYNLKDDIGEKNDLAAANPDKVKELTELWNQWNSSLVDPKWHPNGPRRGNRNNNSGSEVTSNASRTGPWKSGDVLSSADSPDVAGKAFTVAAEIEAGDAPAGVVVEQGGAARGYALHVTEGKLAFSVRASGDLSTIASTEALTPGPHKLEAVVSAAGEVTLKVDGKTVGEGKLQGGVDRRPGEGLTVGHGGRTAVTGRDGNREFTGKVSQVTVNVL; via the coding sequence ATGAAGACCTCTTACGCACTCCTCGGCCTCCTCGCTTCCTTGGCAATTCCCGCTCATGCGGAACGCAAGCCGAACATCCTGGTGATCGTCGCGGACGACCTCGGCTGGGGAGAACTGACCTCCCAAGGCATTGCCAAGGATATCCCGACACCGAACATCGATAGCATCTCCCGGAACGGCATCCGCTTCACCAACGGCTACGTGAGCGGCCCCTATTGCAGCCCCACCCGCGCCGGCCTGCTCACGGGGCGCTACCAGCAGCGGTTCGGCCATGAGTTCAACCCCGGGCCGCCGACCGAGGCGAACCAAGCTGTTGGACTCTCACTGCAGGAGACCACCATCGGGGATCGCCTGAAGTCCGCAGGCTATGCCACGGGATGGTTCGGCAAGTCGCATCTGGGCAATGCTCCCGAGTTCCATCCGCAGAAGCGCGGCTTCGATGAGTTCTACGGCTTCCTCGGCGGCGCGCACAGCTATGTGGATCCGGGCCAAGGCGTGAATGCCGTGCTGAAGGGCACGGAGCCGGTGAAGGATCCGGGCTATCTGACCGAGGCCTTCGCCCGCGAAGCGGCATCCTTCATCGAACGGAAGAAGGACGAGCAATGGTTCGTCTACCTGCCCTTCAATGCCGTGCACGCTCCGCTCGAAACGCTGGAGAAGTACGAGAGCCGCTTCAGCTCCATCCAGGACACGAAGCGCCGGAAGTTCGCGGGTCTCCTCTCCGCTTTGGATGATTCGGTCGGCACCGTCCTGAATAAGGTCCGCGAACTGAATCTGGAGGAGGATACCCTGATCTACTTCTTCAGCGACAATGGCGGCCCGACACCCTCGATCACGTCCGGCAACGGACCGCTCAAGGGCTACAAATCACAGACCTCTGAAGGCGGCATTCGCGTGCCCTTCTCCGTGCAGTGGAAGGGCACGATTCCGGCGGGCAAGACTGAAGATCGCCCGGTGATCCAGCTCGACGTGCTGCCCACCAGCCTGGCCGCGGCCGGCGTGGAGGCAGATCCCGCATGGAAGCTGGATGGCGTCAACCTGCTCCCCTACCTGAAGGGCGAGAAGACCGAAGCCCCTCACGATGCGCTCTACTGGCGCTTCGGCCAGCAGCTCGCCGTCCGCAAGGGCGATTGGAAGCTGGTCAAATCGGTGGCCGATGGCAATGCCCGCGGCGGTGCCGGCAAGGCCAGCGTCGAGGAAGCGAAGCTCTACAACCTGAAGGACGATATCGGGGAAAAGAACGATCTCGCTGCCGCTAACCCGGATAAGGTGAAGGAGCTCACCGAGCTCTGGAACCAATGGAACAGCAGCTTGGTCGATCCCAAATGGCACCCGAACGGTCCTCGCCGGGGCAACCGCAACAACAACTCCGGCAGCGAGGTCACCAGCAATGCCTCTCGCACCGGCCCGTGGAAATCCGGAGATGTCCTGAGCAGTGCCGACTCGCCCGATGTCGCGGGCAAGGCATTCACGGTGGCAGCGGAGATCGAGGCCGGGGACGCGCCCGCCGGCGTGGTGGTGGAGCAAGGCGGAGCGGCTCGTGGCTATGCTCTCCACGTCACGGAGGGCAAGCTCGCCTTCTCCGTGCGCGCCAGCGGTGATCTCAGCACCATCGCCTCCACCGAGGCACTCACTCCCGGACCCCACAAGTTGGAAGCCGTGGTCAGCGCCGCTGGCGAGGTGACCTTGAAAGTGGATGGCAAGACCGTGGGCGAGGGCAAACTCCAGGGAGGAGTCGATCGCCGTCCCGGCGAAGGCCTCACGGTCGGCCACGGCGGTCGTACCGCAGTGACCGGGCGTGACGGCAACCGTGAATTCACCGGCAAGGTGAGCCAGGTCACGGTCAACGTTCTCTAG
- a CDS encoding arylsulfatase B — protein MIGHAAAQRSILMKLHLFLLTAVLASTLHAKDTPSSKPNIIYLLADDLGSRDVGWRNPAIKTPHLDQLAKRGATLEQYYVQPVCSPTRAAFLTGRYPYRYGFQTGVVRPWAQYGLPLEERLLPQALKEAGYQTAISGKWHLGHISADYLPTKRGFDQQYGHYNGALDYFTHVRDGGFDWHRNDKISRDEGYSTTLIGNEAARVIRERDKAKPLFLYVPFNGVHSPHQVPESYLEKYPDLKGNRRTYAAMITALDDAVGKIVEALESEKLAENTLIVFSSDNGGPNPGKLSDNGSLRAGKGTIYEGGVRVAAFATWPARIKPGSAIQAPLHISDWYPTLLKLTGAPQEQKLAVDGRDILPVLTGSDAAAEREIILNATPTGGAIRSGDWKLVLAGKGGAELYNLSSDPSEKQDLAAANPDKVKQLKERYERLTAAAVPPRSRPQPAGFKSPEVWGQFP, from the coding sequence ATGATCGGTCACGCCGCGGCTCAGCGTTCGATCCTGATGAAGCTCCATCTCTTTCTACTCACTGCGGTTCTCGCATCCACCCTGCACGCCAAGGACACGCCGTCCTCCAAGCCGAACATCATCTACCTCCTCGCCGATGACCTCGGCAGCCGGGATGTCGGCTGGAGAAATCCCGCGATCAAGACCCCGCATCTCGACCAGCTCGCCAAGCGCGGTGCCACGCTGGAGCAATACTACGTGCAGCCGGTCTGCTCGCCCACGCGTGCCGCCTTTCTCACCGGCCGCTATCCCTATCGCTATGGTTTCCAGACTGGCGTCGTCCGGCCATGGGCACAGTATGGTCTTCCTCTTGAGGAGCGCTTGCTCCCGCAGGCCCTGAAGGAAGCCGGCTACCAGACCGCCATCTCCGGCAAGTGGCATCTCGGCCACATCAGTGCGGACTACCTGCCGACCAAGCGCGGCTTCGACCAGCAGTACGGGCACTACAATGGCGCCTTGGACTACTTCACCCACGTCCGTGACGGCGGCTTCGATTGGCACCGCAATGACAAGATCTCCCGCGACGAAGGCTACTCCACCACCTTGATCGGAAACGAAGCCGCCCGCGTCATCCGCGAGCGCGACAAGGCCAAGCCACTCTTCCTCTACGTTCCCTTCAATGGCGTCCACTCGCCTCACCAGGTCCCGGAGAGCTATCTCGAAAAGTATCCGGATCTGAAAGGCAATCGCCGGACCTACGCCGCCATGATCACCGCCTTGGACGATGCCGTCGGCAAGATCGTGGAAGCGCTGGAAAGCGAGAAGCTCGCGGAGAACACTTTGATCGTTTTCTCCAGCGACAATGGTGGACCGAATCCCGGCAAGCTCTCGGACAATGGCTCGCTCCGCGCCGGGAAGGGCACCATCTATGAGGGCGGCGTGCGCGTCGCTGCGTTCGCTACTTGGCCCGCCAGGATCAAGCCCGGCTCCGCCATCCAAGCACCGCTTCACATCTCGGACTGGTATCCCACCTTGCTGAAGCTCACCGGCGCACCGCAGGAGCAAAAACTCGCCGTCGATGGCAGGGACATCCTCCCCGTTCTCACCGGCAGCGATGCGGCCGCGGAGCGGGAGATCATCCTCAATGCCACTCCTACGGGCGGTGCCATCCGCTCTGGCGATTGGAAGCTCGTGCTCGCTGGCAAGGGCGGAGCGGAACTCTACAATCTCTCCTCGGATCCCTCCGAGAAGCAGGATCTCGCCGCGGCGAACCCGGACAAGGTCAAGCAGTTGAAGGAACGCTACGAACGCCTCACCGCTGCCGCCGTGCCACCCAGGTCCAGGCCGCAGCCCGCGGGCTTCAAGTCCCCGGAAGTCTGGGGCCAGTTTCCCTGA
- a CDS encoding LamG domain-containing protein yields the protein MAAAIASASSQAAILIGLGPETALYNSDVKGIVDDGGTAGSKSGIPVLGTTEHALGATFNITFTPTSADLERVNPNTARSVLLIEVGGTSNGIGLYLIDGVPTLLSKQGSNDVTIPASLSDTTLPAIAVQSPIGKLNAGSTYSISASWDHINTIEIKVQPQGGSSITSRHLISGTPGNWSGNDTLSVKTISNTGSVGGLAGNDAANQLGAPFDVHNAFSFTGNVSQALFWNASAVTPPVHSAPEVLGFEVTTLPSTGQLRLHWRVTEGGAPAATTIEIKAGGTTIHSPTTLQGFFDLPAGSETAFTLSATNATGTTEQSRNLAAESAFTAAVRADLPEAWYRFNDASGSLLIADSAENVAPHTGQTFGQSVSGSTGFLDGAALFDGGSGVILTPSILDPGTLDSGFTIEAIVRRAPGVVGGNPVIVGQRGSTGRIHLASTADGRILTDLAGGQNKVADGTLNDDSWAHLAVVVDALHTEIRWYVDGVQVGTSADGLNPDGTTFDPNLVLESATGDWIIGVGKALAGNHWKGHIDEIAIYRSVLDDPNGDNDKADSRIPAHRNAWWDETSGLLEFNASKTTVSSGDPVNLLARVGSDITAVSIDNGVGSVPIVNGRASVTINPSVSATYQVTATGPGGNSTRSIAITALQYQAPIVKGFQVTKLGTPGQVRVHWKVSEGEAPNPTSLVFKAGTTELHTTTTLQGFADVDAGTATSFTLSSTNATGTTEVTDDLDAENDFSAAVRQDAPIAWFRFNDAAGVELFVDSADNVAPHNGNKSGSPVSGVEGVVDGAISLDANGAVVSDHILNPAQLDPGFTIESVVRKDVAINAANRAIVSQGDLNGTGRVLLGVSDDKGIPRTYLGGTHKDADVGLGAEVWAHLVVVVDALNTEVRWYLDGELIGTTEDGLNPDGSTFDPNFIFEASEGVWNIGAQKTLTNDRWRGEIDEVVIYNTLLDDPDADGDTADSRIPAHRSAWWSQTSGVIQLSSAASTIAQGESTELTIKVGPDITSVSIDNGIGNVPLVNGNALITLNPTVTTTYTITLTGPGGTFTRTITITVATQPLVVSGTLLQGGNLVISFSGAPSTTFDVRGTSDPSTGFSEPFGTVTTDANGIGTATIAVPQGSPKKFFRIQDQ from the coding sequence ATGGCGGCGGCCATTGCCTCGGCTTCGTCCCAAGCCGCGATCCTCATCGGGCTCGGTCCTGAAACCGCGCTCTATAACAGCGACGTGAAGGGCATCGTCGACGACGGCGGCACCGCCGGCAGCAAGTCGGGGATCCCCGTGCTGGGTACCACCGAGCACGCCCTTGGAGCCACCTTCAACATCACTTTCACCCCGACTTCCGCCGACCTCGAACGGGTGAACCCCAATACGGCGCGGTCGGTTCTGCTGATCGAGGTCGGCGGCACCTCCAACGGCATCGGCCTCTACCTGATCGATGGCGTGCCGACCTTGCTCTCGAAGCAGGGTTCGAACGATGTCACCATTCCGGCATCGCTAAGCGACACCACGCTCCCGGCGATCGCCGTGCAGAGCCCGATCGGCAAGCTGAATGCGGGCTCCACCTATTCCATATCGGCCTCTTGGGACCACATCAACACCATCGAGATCAAGGTCCAACCTCAGGGCGGATCTTCGATCACATCGCGCCACCTGATCTCCGGCACACCGGGCAACTGGTCGGGCAACGATACCCTGTCGGTGAAGACCATCAGCAACACCGGCTCGGTGGGCGGTCTCGCCGGCAATGACGCGGCCAACCAACTGGGTGCACCCTTCGACGTTCACAACGCCTTCAGCTTCACGGGCAACGTGAGCCAGGCACTGTTCTGGAATGCCTCCGCGGTCACGCCGCCAGTGCATTCCGCACCGGAGGTCCTGGGCTTCGAGGTGACCACGCTGCCATCCACCGGTCAGCTCCGCTTGCACTGGCGGGTGACGGAGGGTGGAGCTCCGGCCGCAACCACGATCGAGATCAAAGCGGGCGGAACGACAATCCATAGCCCTACCACCCTTCAAGGGTTCTTTGATCTCCCGGCCGGTTCCGAGACCGCGTTCACCCTGAGCGCGACCAACGCCACGGGTACCACCGAGCAAAGCCGCAATCTGGCGGCTGAATCCGCCTTCACCGCGGCCGTTCGCGCGGATCTTCCGGAAGCTTGGTATCGCTTCAATGATGCGAGCGGTTCGCTCCTGATCGCGGACTCCGCCGAGAACGTCGCGCCGCACACCGGCCAGACCTTCGGCCAATCCGTCAGCGGCAGCACCGGCTTCCTCGATGGCGCCGCTCTCTTCGATGGCGGCAGCGGCGTGATCCTGACGCCTTCCATTCTCGACCCCGGCACGCTGGACTCCGGCTTCACGATCGAGGCGATCGTGAGGCGGGCTCCCGGCGTGGTGGGCGGGAATCCCGTCATCGTCGGCCAACGCGGCAGCACGGGCCGCATTCACCTTGCCTCGACTGCCGATGGCAGGATCCTCACCGACCTCGCCGGCGGCCAGAACAAGGTCGCCGACGGCACCTTGAACGACGACTCATGGGCTCACCTTGCGGTCGTGGTGGATGCCCTGCACACGGAGATCCGCTGGTATGTGGACGGCGTGCAAGTCGGCACCAGCGCCGATGGCCTCAACCCGGACGGCACGACCTTCGATCCCAACCTGGTCCTCGAATCGGCCACCGGCGATTGGATCATCGGCGTGGGCAAGGCGCTCGCCGGCAACCACTGGAAAGGCCACATCGACGAGATCGCGATCTACCGCAGCGTCCTGGATGATCCGAATGGTGACAACGACAAGGCCGACTCGCGCATTCCCGCGCACCGCAACGCGTGGTGGGATGAAACCTCCGGCCTGCTGGAGTTCAACGCATCCAAGACCACGGTCAGTTCCGGAGACCCGGTGAACCTGCTGGCCCGGGTGGGCAGCGACATCACCGCCGTGAGCATCGATAACGGGGTGGGAAGCGTGCCGATCGTCAATGGCCGCGCCTCCGTCACGATCAACCCCTCGGTCAGCGCCACCTATCAGGTCACGGCGACCGGCCCGGGTGGCAATAGCACCCGCAGCATCGCGATCACCGCGCTGCAATACCAAGCGCCGATCGTGAAGGGCTTCCAAGTGACCAAGCTCGGCACGCCAGGTCAGGTCCGGGTCCACTGGAAAGTCTCCGAAGGCGAAGCCCCGAACCCGACCAGCCTGGTCTTCAAGGCCGGAACGACGGAGCTTCATACGACAACCACGCTCCAAGGCTTCGCCGATGTGGATGCGGGCACTGCGACCAGCTTCACGCTAAGCTCGACCAATGCCACGGGCACCACCGAGGTGACCGACGACCTGGATGCGGAGAACGACTTCTCGGCTGCCGTGCGTCAAGACGCTCCGATCGCGTGGTTCCGCTTCAACGATGCTGCCGGTGTGGAACTGTTCGTGGACTCCGCGGACAACGTCGCGCCCCACAACGGGAACAAGAGCGGCTCGCCCGTCAGCGGCGTGGAGGGCGTGGTGGACGGCGCGATCTCCCTCGACGCGAACGGTGCAGTGGTGAGCGATCACATCCTCAACCCCGCCCAACTCGATCCCGGCTTCACCATCGAAAGCGTGGTGCGCAAGGACGTGGCGATCAATGCCGCGAACCGCGCGATCGTCAGCCAGGGCGACCTGAACGGCACCGGCCGCGTGCTCCTCGGAGTATCCGATGACAAGGGCATTCCGCGCACCTACCTCGGAGGCACCCACAAGGATGCCGACGTGGGACTCGGTGCTGAAGTCTGGGCCCACCTCGTGGTGGTGGTCGACGCTCTCAACACTGAAGTGCGCTGGTATCTGGATGGCGAGCTGATCGGCACGACCGAAGACGGATTGAATCCCGACGGCTCAACCTTCGACCCGAACTTCATCTTCGAAGCCTCCGAAGGTGTCTGGAACATCGGTGCCCAGAAGACCCTGACCAACGACCGCTGGCGCGGCGAGATCGACGAAGTGGTGATCTACAACACCCTGCTCGACGATCCCGATGCCGACGGAGACACCGCGGACTCCCGCATCCCCGCTCACCGCTCGGCCTGGTGGAGCCAGACCTCCGGCGTGATCCAGCTCAGCAGCGCGGCATCCACGATCGCCCAAGGCGAATCGACCGAGCTGACCATCAAAGTCGGACCGGACATCACCTCGGTCAGCATCGACAACGGCATCGGCAACGTCCCGCTGGTGAACGGCAACGCCTTGATCACCCTGAATCCAACGGTCACGACGACCTACACGATCACCTTGACCGGTCCCGGCGGCACCTTCACCCGGACCATCACGATCACCGTGGCGACCCAACCCCTGGTCGTGAGTGGCACCCTGCTGCAAGGCGGCAACCTGGTAATCAGTTTCAGCGGTGCTCCCTCCACGACTTTCGATGTGAGAGGCACCTCCGATCCATCCACCGGCTTCAGCGAGCCCTTCGGCACTGTCACCACGGATGCCAACGGCATCGGCACCGCGACAATCGCCGTTCCGCAGGGCAGCCCGAAGAAGTTCTTCAGGATCCAGGACCAGTAA